From the Candidatus Equadaptatus faecalis genome, the window TTTCTCGGCTGTTTTCATGTATTTTGTTGCAACACGCAGTCCCGTCAGCTTTGCAGTGCTGCCGCTGAATTTTACGGCTTCCTTTTCGGGGCCCGCTATTGCGAGAACGCAGCTGTTCATACCGGTGTCAAGCAGCTCAACTACAGGTATTTCAGACTCTGCAATCACGTCGCTGCCTGCAAAGGCAAGGTCTGCCGCGCCGTTGTACGCTACAACGGGGACGTCTGCAGGCTTTGCAAGCAGATAGCGGAAATTTCCGTCCTCAATTACCAGATTTCTTCCTGCGTTTTTCAGAGCCTCAACGGGCAGTCCCGCATTTTCGAGCAGAACAATGCAGCTGTCAAGCGACCGTCCGGTCGGGAGAGCAAAGGTAAGCATTACAGAAGCCCCCAGTCAAAAGCGTCAAAGCCGTATTCCCTGCCGCTGTTCAAATTATAAATTTTCTTCTCGGAAAAATCTGCCCAGATGCCGTATTTTCTCAAGTGTGCCGCAGATTTTGATTCCTCCCTGTTTTTGTTCCAGCTGAGCTCAAAAGAAATGCCCCTGCTGCGCAGCTCTTCGGCAAATTTCAGCACTTCCGCGCTGTCCGCCGCGCCGCACCAGAGCATAAGCTTCGGCAGAGGCAGACTCCCGCTGCAGTTGTCCGCGAGTTCTTTCAAATCAAGCGCGAAACCTGCCGCTTCGCCGTCCATACCAAGCTTTGCGAGCAGTCCGTCGTAGCGCCCTCCGCCTCCGAGCAGCGTGCCTTCCTTTGTGTAAACGTTGAAAACAGGTCCGCTGTAATAGCCGAGTTCGCGCAGGAAACTGAAATCAATGCAGATTTTCTTTCCGTAACCGAGGCTGTCCAGCGAAGCGCAAAGTTTTTTCAGCGGCTCAAAAAGCGCGGGATTGTCCGTAAGCTCTGCCGCCCTGTCTATCGTTTCAACTCCGCCGCGAAGTGAAGGAAGCGCGGAAAGCAGAGTCATTTTGTCTGTTGTAAGATACAGCGTTTCAAGCGTTTTTTCGTAGGCTGTGTAGCTTCCGTTCATCAGATGCCCGGTAAGAATTTCGGACACGTCCTTCGGAAGTGCCGAGAAAATTTTTGCCGTAACAGACATATCGCCGAGAGCAATAACGGAGTCAATACCAAGCATGTCAAGAGTGCGGAAAAGCAGCGCAAGCAGTTCAACATCGGCGCC encodes:
- a CDS encoding ATP phosphoribosyltransferase; its protein translation is MLTFALPTGRSLDSCIVLLENAGLPVEALKNAGRNLVIEDGNFRYLLAKPADVPVVAYNGAADLAFAGSDVIAESEIPVVELLDTGMNSCVLAIAGPEKEAVKFSGSTAKLTGLRVATKYMKTAEKIFNSWGVQLKLLKLNGSIELAPALGLSDVIFDIVQTGSTLKANGLVVIKEIMPVSMRLVSAAGTIHTRWNELKDIAAALRLAAEKQEA
- a CDS encoding ATP phosphoribosyltransferase regulatory subunit, whose protein sequence is MKDHVLKRGIEMQGNPKGCSSFGGSMAAKLEYCRNRAMELFALYGYRPFSPAELQLLSGVWDNLPHSEAEKLIALTSPYGEPCVLRGDLTLSAVTYLSTHFSDEERPLRLSYAERVFSVPKPPKHNLEQNQIGVELIGWEGAGADVELLALLFRTLDMLGIDSVIALGDMSVTAKIFSALPKDVSEILTGHLMNGSYTAYEKTLETLYLTTDKMTLLSALPSLRGGVETIDRAAELTDNPALFEPLKKLCASLDSLGYGKKICIDFSFLRELGYYSGPVFNVYTKEGTLLGGGGRYDGLLAKLGMDGEAAGFALDLKELADNCSGSLPLPKLMLWCGAADSAEVLKFAEELRSRGISFELSWNKNREESKSAAHLRKYGIWADFSEKKIYNLNSGREYGFDAFDWGLL